From the genome of Hymenobacter cellulosilyticus, one region includes:
- a CDS encoding TIGR03862 family flavoprotein: protein MAPISTAPFIAVVGGGPAGLLSAQRLAEAGYSVTVFEAQPTVGRKFLVAGHGGFNLTNAEPLPTFTQRYGSRQTEFGRFLDHFTPTDLRQWLSSLGIETFVGTSGRIFPLEAHKPAQVLRAWLQHLQTLGVQLHVRHRWLGFTPERALRLRDESTGQEFRVQPAATVLALGGASWAKTGSDGQWPALLRPWGVETVPFAPSNCGAEVAWSEFFRAKVGRAPLKNIALECGGQTVRGELLLTEYGVEGTPVYALTPPLRAALQASAPANLFLNLKPDLTAEQLQQKMQAPRNGKSLAVYLEKTLRLGPPVPTLLRELAPAEAGTSPAALASLLQRLPIPVTGLRPWTKPFPPPAAWPGRK from the coding sequence ATGGCACCTATTTCTACTGCGCCTTTTATTGCTGTGGTCGGCGGCGGACCAGCGGGCTTGCTTTCCGCCCAGCGCTTGGCCGAGGCCGGCTACTCCGTCACCGTTTTCGAAGCCCAGCCTACCGTAGGCCGTAAGTTTCTGGTGGCCGGGCACGGGGGCTTCAACCTGACTAATGCTGAGCCGCTACCCACTTTTACCCAGCGCTATGGCAGCAGGCAGACGGAATTCGGACGCTTCCTAGACCACTTCACGCCCACCGACCTGCGCCAGTGGCTCAGCAGTTTGGGCATCGAAACCTTCGTGGGCACCAGTGGCCGGATATTTCCCCTTGAAGCCCACAAGCCGGCTCAGGTGCTGCGGGCTTGGTTACAGCATTTGCAAACGCTGGGCGTGCAGCTGCACGTGCGCCACCGCTGGCTGGGCTTTACGCCCGAACGGGCGCTGCGCCTGCGCGACGAATCCACTGGCCAGGAATTCAGGGTGCAGCCTGCCGCCACAGTGCTGGCCCTGGGCGGGGCTAGTTGGGCTAAAACTGGCTCCGATGGGCAGTGGCCCGCTCTGCTCAGGCCCTGGGGCGTCGAAACCGTGCCGTTTGCACCCTCCAACTGCGGCGCGGAAGTAGCCTGGTCGGAATTTTTCCGGGCCAAAGTAGGCCGCGCGCCGCTGAAGAATATTGCCCTAGAATGTGGCGGGCAAACCGTGCGCGGGGAGTTGCTACTCACCGAGTACGGGGTGGAGGGCACCCCGGTCTATGCTCTGACACCACCTCTGCGCGCCGCCCTGCAGGCATCGGCACCGGCCAACCTCTTCCTCAACCTCAAGCCGGACCTAACGGCCGAGCAGCTTCAGCAAAAGATGCAGGCGCCCCGCAATGGCAAGTCATTGGCCGTTTACCTGGAAAAAACGCTGCGTCTGGGCCCGCCCGTTCCCACGCTGCTGCGGGAGCTGGCGCCGGCGGAGGCGGGTACTTCGCCGGCGGCCCTAGCCTCGCTGCTGCAGCGGCTGCCCATTCCCGTCACCGGCCTGCGCCCCTGGACGAAGCCATTTCCACCGCCGGCGGCGTGGCCTGGCCGGAAGTAG
- a CDS encoding transglutaminase family protein, with protein sequence MPAYTIKHITRYTYAAEVIDCANQIMLYPVEDERLDVESHDITISHDAGLVQESNIDTFVDYFGNTVGVFTVLQPHTVLVITSTKDVVTHPIQFPMDEQPAEQQWQHLRGLRHEVGFIDFLTQEALASCHDMKATLSQHVNLAEKPLKNALVLSEYVFDNFHYQQGVTNVETPAEEIWRLKAGVCQDFAHILLEMLRMFGIPARYVSGYVCPKTEGVRGAGATHAWVEAYIPDYGWLGLDPTNNCIVNDGHVRLAIGRNFSDCTP encoded by the coding sequence ATGCCTGCCTATACCATCAAGCACATTACGCGCTACACCTACGCGGCCGAGGTCATCGACTGCGCCAACCAGATCATGCTCTACCCCGTGGAGGATGAGCGCCTCGACGTCGAAAGCCACGACATCACCATTTCCCACGATGCGGGCCTGGTGCAGGAATCGAACATCGACACCTTCGTGGATTATTTCGGTAACACAGTGGGCGTCTTCACGGTGCTGCAGCCCCATACCGTGCTCGTGATTACCTCCACCAAGGACGTGGTAACCCATCCCATCCAGTTTCCGATGGACGAGCAGCCGGCCGAGCAGCAGTGGCAACACCTGCGCGGGCTGCGGCACGAGGTCGGCTTTATCGACTTTCTGACCCAGGAAGCCTTGGCCTCCTGCCACGACATGAAAGCCACGCTCAGTCAGCACGTGAACTTGGCCGAGAAGCCCCTGAAAAACGCGCTGGTACTCTCCGAATACGTGTTCGACAACTTCCACTACCAGCAGGGCGTGACCAACGTGGAAACGCCGGCCGAGGAAATCTGGCGCCTCAAGGCCGGTGTCTGCCAGGACTTTGCCCACATTCTGCTGGAAATGCTGCGGATGTTTGGCATTCCGGCCCGCTACGTGAGCGGCTACGTGTGCCCCAAAACCGAGGGCGTGCGCGGGGCCGGGGCCACCCACGCCTGGGTCGAGGCCTACATACCCGACTACGGCTGGCTGGGCCTGGACCCGACCAACAACTGCATCGTCAACGACGGGCACGTGCGCCTGGCCATCGGCCGTAATTTCTCGGATTGTACCCCGTGA
- a CDS encoding ADP-ribosylglycohydrolase family protein, producing the protein MTIAQCRGALLGLAVGDALGVPVEFEGRSRRRLDPVVSMRAYGTHNQPVGTWSDDASLTFCLAASLTHVGAYAIDVQDLSRRFINWLDMGYWTPHGQVFDVGIATREAIFRLREGIAPEKAGGTREFDNGNGALMRILPLVFHPLWQQADAAERQRLTHRVCSLTHGHYRSTLGCYLYLEMAWGLLQGLSPAQAHQRLLREVPLGLLPKLAKEVDRYARVLDEQLALIPEADIQSSGYVVHTLEAGLWCLLRGKSYADTVLTAVNLGDDADTTGAVAGGLAGLYFGADQIPAEWRQGLVQRAEIEALADRLLF; encoded by the coding sequence ATGACTATTGCTCAGTGCCGGGGAGCCTTGCTCGGATTAGCCGTGGGGGATGCTTTGGGCGTGCCCGTAGAATTTGAAGGCCGCAGTCGGCGCCGCCTCGACCCGGTGGTCAGCATGCGGGCCTATGGCACGCATAACCAGCCCGTCGGCACCTGGTCGGATGATGCCTCCCTAACGTTCTGCCTGGCGGCTTCCCTGACCCACGTGGGAGCCTATGCCATCGACGTGCAGGACCTGAGCCGCCGCTTTATCAACTGGCTGGATATGGGCTACTGGACGCCCCACGGCCAGGTGTTCGATGTAGGTATAGCTACGCGCGAGGCTATTTTTCGCCTGCGGGAAGGCATAGCTCCCGAAAAGGCCGGTGGCACCCGGGAGTTTGATAATGGCAACGGGGCCTTAATGCGCATTTTGCCCCTGGTGTTTCATCCGCTCTGGCAGCAAGCCGACGCCGCCGAGCGGCAGCGCCTTACGCACCGCGTGTGCAGCCTCACCCACGGCCATTACCGCTCCACGCTGGGCTGCTACCTCTACCTGGAAATGGCCTGGGGGCTGTTACAGGGCCTAAGTCCGGCCCAGGCGCACCAGCGGCTGCTACGGGAGGTACCCTTGGGCCTGCTGCCTAAGCTGGCCAAGGAAGTAGACCGCTACGCCCGAGTGCTCGATGAGCAGTTGGCTTTGATTCCGGAAGCTGACATCCAGTCGTCGGGCTACGTGGTGCACACGCTGGAGGCGGGGCTGTGGTGCTTGTTGCGCGGGAAGTCGTATGCGGATACGGTACTTACGGCTGTCAACCTCGGCGACGATGCCGACACGACGGGGGCCGTAGCTGGTGGGTTGGCCGGGCTGTATTTTGGCGCCGACCAAATCCCGGCTGAGTGGCGACAGGGGCTGGTGCAGCGAGCCGAAATCGAGGCCCTGGCTGACCGGCTGCTTTTTTAA
- a CDS encoding alpha-E domain-containing protein, whose translation MLSRVADTIYWLARYMERTQAMLQVIRTHYQASQDSLQDFSWRPLLYSYGDLSLDDIAAAERDTTRVLDHLILDRENGASVYNNVYQARENARAAQDHIAREVWQCLNDFYHTMRDAEVAQQLRHGDPLSAIDGLMRNCLVFAGAIKSAMPRDESYSYLALGKLLERALQTTDTLRVKWAGVATELQYAPEAPELRYLLHALFGHDLYLKTYRGHFKPDSVLQFVLHNCTYTHSLIACLNQLSRYFEQLQPNSLPESYEKLNFLIGRLANLVKYRHVEAANPETLNEFLLETRQELLGIAGAFGKYYFGRS comes from the coding sequence ATGCTAAGCCGCGTTGCTGATACAATTTACTGGCTGGCCCGCTACATGGAACGCACCCAGGCCATGCTGCAGGTTATCCGTACTCATTACCAGGCCTCCCAGGACAGCCTGCAGGACTTCAGCTGGCGCCCCTTGCTTTACAGCTACGGCGACCTGAGCCTGGACGACATAGCCGCCGCTGAGCGCGACACCACCCGGGTACTCGACCACCTCATTCTGGATCGGGAAAACGGAGCCTCGGTGTATAATAACGTGTATCAGGCCCGCGAAAATGCCCGCGCTGCCCAGGACCACATTGCCCGGGAAGTGTGGCAGTGCCTGAACGACTTTTACCACACCATGCGCGACGCCGAAGTAGCCCAGCAGCTGCGCCACGGCGACCCGCTCTCGGCCATCGACGGGCTGATGCGCAACTGCCTGGTGTTTGCCGGGGCCATCAAAAGCGCCATGCCCCGCGACGAAAGCTACAGCTACCTAGCCCTGGGCAAGCTGCTGGAACGGGCCCTGCAAACCACCGACACCCTGCGCGTGAAGTGGGCCGGCGTGGCCACCGAGCTGCAGTACGCGCCCGAAGCGCCCGAGCTGCGCTACCTGCTGCACGCCCTGTTTGGCCACGACCTCTACCTGAAAACCTACCGCGGCCACTTCAAGCCCGACAGCGTGCTGCAGTTCGTGCTGCACAACTGCACCTACACCCACTCCCTGATTGCGTGCCTGAACCAGCTGAGTCGCTATTTTGAGCAGCTCCAGCCCAACAGTCTGCCCGAAAGCTACGAGAAGCTGAACTTCCTGATCGGACGGCTGGCTAACCTGGTCAAGTACCGGCACGTGGAGGCCGCCAACCCGGAAACTCTCAACGAGTTTTTGCTGGAAACCCGCCAGGAGCTGCTGGGCATAGCCGGCGCCTTTGGCAAATATTATTTCGGACGAAGCTAA
- a CDS encoding chloride channel protein: MPKTLLHRTLSPLLLWRLRHINDRVYLILVSVLVGGLAGLAAVILKTSVQKAQELLYSWVPEQDRVFALFLYPIIGIGLTVLFTRYVLGGSLSRGIGPIIYNIARQGSIVPRSKLYSQLVTSFLTVTFGGSAGLEAPISVTGSALGSNLGRILRVGRRERRLLVGCGAAAGVAAIFNSPIAGVLFAVEVILSELSAPFFIPLLISSATATVVSKSLYAGQPFVLVTTTWPVQGIPFYILLGLLTALLSVYMIRIYFLADKYFERKKGVFRKVLLGGLALGIMVFIFPPLYGEGYNTVQLLLSGHPEQLTDASMFSVYRDENVWTILLVAVASMLLKVFATCITVGSGGNGGMFGSSLFAGALIGFIAARLINLSGIYPISEVHFVVLGMAGTLAGVIHAPLTAIFLIAEITGGYALFVPLMVVCSSSYLITRYFEPYSVYTRKLVTRGVYMHADRDRGLLAQLDPMSLVSTDFLPVSPESTLGELVMVFRHATRNLFPVVDDGGRLVGIVSLDTVRDALFDDEHYNTTRVRDLMTPPPAYVNPDDTMLDILRCMDQLGAWALPVVNNGLYIGFILKSAILASYRRQLLKETE, translated from the coding sequence ATGCCCAAAACCTTACTTCACCGGACCCTCAGCCCCCTGCTCCTGTGGCGCTTACGCCACATCAACGACCGGGTGTACCTGATTCTGGTAAGCGTGCTGGTGGGCGGTCTGGCGGGGCTGGCGGCGGTAATCCTCAAAACGTCGGTACAGAAGGCCCAAGAGCTACTCTATTCCTGGGTGCCCGAGCAGGATCGGGTGTTTGCCCTGTTCCTTTACCCCATCATCGGTATTGGCCTCACGGTGCTTTTCACGCGCTACGTGCTCGGTGGCTCCCTGAGCCGTGGCATCGGCCCGATTATCTACAACATTGCCCGGCAGGGCAGCATCGTGCCGCGCAGCAAGCTCTACTCCCAGCTTGTCACCTCCTTCCTGACCGTGACCTTCGGCGGCTCGGCCGGTCTGGAAGCCCCGATTTCGGTGACGGGCTCGGCCCTGGGTTCCAACCTGGGCCGGATTCTGCGGGTGGGCCGCCGCGAAAGACGGCTGCTGGTGGGCTGCGGCGCGGCAGCTGGCGTGGCCGCCATCTTCAACAGCCCCATTGCCGGGGTGCTGTTTGCTGTGGAAGTTATCCTCTCAGAACTCTCGGCCCCGTTTTTCATTCCCCTGCTCATCTCCTCGGCCACGGCTACAGTCGTGTCCAAATCGTTGTACGCAGGCCAGCCTTTCGTGCTGGTGACGACTACCTGGCCCGTGCAGGGCATCCCGTTCTACATCCTGCTGGGCTTGCTCACGGCCCTGCTCTCGGTGTACATGATCCGGATTTACTTCCTGGCCGACAAGTACTTCGAACGCAAGAAGGGCGTCTTTCGCAAAGTGCTGCTCGGGGGCCTGGCCCTGGGCATCATGGTCTTTATCTTCCCGCCCCTCTACGGCGAAGGCTACAATACTGTGCAGCTGCTACTCAGCGGCCATCCCGAGCAGCTCACCGACGCGTCCATGTTTTCGGTGTACCGCGACGAGAACGTGTGGACGATTCTTCTGGTAGCCGTGGCCAGTATGCTGCTCAAAGTGTTTGCGACCTGCATTACGGTGGGCTCGGGCGGGAACGGGGGCATGTTCGGCTCCTCGCTCTTCGCCGGTGCTCTGATTGGCTTTATTGCTGCCCGCCTGATCAACCTGAGTGGCATCTACCCCATTTCGGAAGTGCATTTTGTGGTGCTGGGCATGGCCGGCACGCTGGCCGGCGTTATTCACGCTCCGCTTACGGCCATCTTCCTTATTGCCGAAATTACTGGCGGCTACGCGCTGTTTGTGCCCCTGATGGTAGTGTGCTCTAGCTCTTACCTCATTACGCGCTACTTCGAGCCTTACTCCGTATATACCCGCAAGCTGGTCACGCGCGGGGTGTATATGCACGCCGACCGCGACCGGGGCCTGCTGGCCCAGCTCGACCCGATGTCCTTGGTCAGCACTGATTTTTTGCCCGTCAGCCCCGAAAGCACGCTGGGTGAGCTGGTAATGGTATTCCGCCATGCCACGCGCAACCTGTTTCCGGTGGTCGACGATGGTGGGCGGCTCGTGGGCATTGTCTCACTCGACACCGTGCGCGATGCCCTCTTCGACGACGAGCACTACAACACCACCCGGGTGCGCGACCTGATGACGCCCCCGCCGGCCTACGTCAACCCCGACGACACCATGCTCGACATCCTACGCTGCATGGACCAGCTCGGCGCCTGGGCCCTCCCGGTGGTTAATAACGGCCTCTACATTGGCTTCATCCTGAAATCCGCCATCCTGGCCAGCTACCGGCGTCAGCTCCTGAAGGAAACGGAATAA
- a CDS encoding mechanosensitive ion channel family protein has translation MFSDLQRVLNTYWQQFLYISPKLLIAFIVLVLAIFVANRLSGLIGGKLRAKAHDPLMADFLTRFSKWALILAGAVLAMEVVGLYAIVGGLVAGAGLSAFIVGFALKDIAENFLAGVVLAFNRPFRIHDTVQIKDLVGKVEDLSLRVTLIKTFDGKHIFLPNAMVLREPLINFTRDGYIRQDFLVTIEYGAEGSSQEASDLLLNYVRSNKDVDEKEPHTPYVILEKATPTTADLRAYFWTFSEDYRRGTLELKSALMRGVKGGLTREGYTVANVVQ, from the coding sequence ATGTTTTCTGATCTGCAGCGCGTTCTGAACACCTACTGGCAACAGTTTCTCTACATTTCTCCCAAGCTTCTTATTGCCTTTATCGTGCTGGTGCTGGCCATTTTTGTGGCCAACCGCCTGAGTGGACTAATTGGCGGCAAACTGCGGGCCAAGGCCCACGACCCGCTGATGGCCGACTTTCTGACGCGCTTCAGCAAGTGGGCCCTGATTCTGGCCGGCGCCGTGCTGGCCATGGAAGTTGTGGGCCTCTACGCCATTGTGGGTGGCCTGGTAGCCGGGGCGGGCCTGTCGGCTTTTATCGTGGGCTTTGCGCTCAAGGACATTGCTGAAAACTTCCTGGCCGGGGTGGTGCTGGCCTTCAACCGACCCTTCCGTATTCACGACACGGTGCAAATCAAAGACCTGGTGGGCAAGGTGGAAGACCTCAGCCTGCGCGTCACCCTGATTAAAACCTTCGACGGCAAGCACATCTTTCTGCCCAACGCCATGGTGCTGCGGGAGCCCCTCATCAACTTTACCCGCGACGGATACATCCGCCAGGACTTTCTGGTCACCATTGAATACGGCGCCGAAGGTTCTAGCCAGGAAGCCAGTGACTTGCTGCTCAACTACGTGCGCTCCAATAAGGATGTGGACGAGAAAGAGCCGCACACGCCCTATGTCATCCTGGAAAAAGCCACGCCTACCACGGCCGACCTGCGCGCCTACTTTTGGACCTTTTCCGAAGATTACCGGCGCGGTACGCTGGAACTGAAAAGTGCGCTCATGCGCGGTGTTAAAGGCGGCCTGACCCGGGAAGGCTACACCGTAGCCAACGTGGTGCAGTAG
- a CDS encoding zinc-binding metallopeptidase family protein, with amino-acid sequence MKLFKCTHCQQLVYFENDRCEQCQYPLGFDPTQLRIVALQEHADQSFQQVGNPQQQQQTYRYCANHAEQACNWLVPAASPEEFCRACALNSTIPKLSKPEHRQRWLTLEKAKHRLVYTLLRLGLPLVSKTENPDTGLAFDFLADKPEEGGQKVMTGHDNGLITINIAEADDIEREMARKAMHEVYRTVLGHFRHEVGHYYWDRLVDNTAWLEEFRQLFGDDRQDYGEALKVHYDQGAPTDWQEHFISEYATTHPWEDWAETWAHYLHIVDTLETAHAFGLEINPGVAPASAQMSADICLDPYHLDKLDTILDLWVPLTFALNSLNRSMGLPDPYPFIINPDVRRKLDFVHRVCHQPQLSPVQPTLQ; translated from the coding sequence ATGAAACTCTTTAAGTGCACCCACTGCCAGCAACTCGTCTATTTTGAAAACGACCGGTGCGAGCAGTGCCAGTACCCGCTGGGCTTCGATCCGACCCAGTTGCGCATCGTGGCCCTGCAGGAGCACGCGGACCAGTCCTTTCAGCAAGTCGGCAACCCGCAGCAACAGCAGCAAACCTACCGCTACTGCGCCAACCACGCCGAGCAGGCCTGCAACTGGCTGGTGCCCGCGGCCAGCCCCGAGGAATTCTGCCGGGCCTGCGCCCTGAACAGCACCATTCCCAAGCTCAGCAAGCCCGAGCACCGACAGCGGTGGCTGACCCTGGAAAAGGCTAAGCACCGGCTGGTGTATACTCTGCTCCGCCTGGGCCTGCCGCTGGTCAGCAAAACGGAAAACCCCGATACCGGCCTGGCCTTCGACTTCTTAGCCGACAAGCCGGAAGAAGGCGGCCAGAAGGTAATGACCGGGCACGACAACGGGTTGATTACCATCAACATTGCCGAGGCCGACGATATAGAGCGCGAAATGGCCCGCAAGGCTATGCACGAAGTGTACCGCACCGTGCTGGGCCATTTTCGCCACGAAGTAGGCCACTACTATTGGGACCGGCTCGTGGACAATACGGCCTGGCTGGAGGAGTTTCGGCAACTCTTTGGCGACGACCGGCAGGACTATGGCGAAGCGCTGAAGGTGCACTACGACCAAGGCGCGCCCACCGACTGGCAGGAGCACTTCATCAGCGAGTATGCCACTACCCACCCCTGGGAAGACTGGGCCGAAACCTGGGCGCACTACCTGCATATTGTGGATACGCTGGAAACGGCGCACGCCTTCGGCCTGGAAATAAACCCCGGCGTGGCGCCGGCCAGTGCCCAGATGAGCGCCGACATCTGCCTGGACCCTTACCACCTCGACAAGCTCGACACGATACTGGATTTGTGGGTGCCGCTCACCTTTGCCCTGAACAGCCTGAACCGCAGTATGGGCCTGCCCGACCCGTACCCCTTTATCATTAACCCCGATGTGCGCCGCAAGCTCGACTTTGTGCACCGGGTCTGCCATCAGCCCCAGCTTTCCCCGGTTCAGCCTACTTTGCAGTAA
- a CDS encoding CHRD domain-containing protein, whose amino-acid sequence MKHSYIYLAMAAASFMTACSEKEEDQTPAPVTTTELVATINSAQQVPTNNSTATGTFAGTYDSSTDQMKYTITYQGITPTSMHIHVGGPGTGEGQVAIPLPKTASPITGTVPVTKDQATKLLSNGMYVNIHSSTYGLGEIRGISAKSKRMRVGGFGSEQ is encoded by the coding sequence ATGAAGCATTCCTACATCTACTTAGCAATGGCCGCCGCCAGCTTTATGACTGCTTGCAGCGAAAAAGAGGAGGATCAAACTCCTGCTCCAGTTACTACCACCGAGCTGGTTGCTACCATCAACAGCGCTCAGCAGGTACCTACAAACAACTCAACTGCTACGGGCACTTTCGCCGGCACCTACGACAGCAGCACCGATCAGATGAAGTATACGATTACCTATCAGGGCATTACTCCCACGAGTATGCACATCCACGTAGGTGGTCCGGGCACCGGAGAAGGCCAAGTGGCCATACCGCTGCCCAAAACGGCTTCTCCCATCACCGGAACGGTTCCCGTTACGAAAGACCAGGCCACCAAGCTGCTCTCGAATGGCATGTATGTGAACATCCACTCTTCCACCTATGGCCTCGGTGAAATCCGCGGGATATCCGCAAAAAGTAAGCGTATGAGGGTTGGCGGGTTCGGTAGTGAGCAGTAA
- a CDS encoding diadenylate cyclase — translation MWDHQSLFRVTAQLFADGIFNLLDRNLKPEVFLLGLASARETDEPQAVVIEPANHRYSPADFAEVKAQAAALEPDGPRDVVYHLYSSDQDRYEKLRWYDLMRRSALHILTDLTEERGEDRISFCSLPVSLHGYLVVVVLQLSSEAYHSYYSLPVQQRGTRSPSLLNAAVYEFLQDCSRALRESDTDEDRPVLDRDYNEVLRAAGRRFMLRAAAGSHGLYDACNGVAALRHEGDEGVGTMLVARRHHPAVVPVLTLETPIPLRDHRSIRKLLEISEGRTSLITDASDVFGLGHVVEPSDPHYEPLFTVHFTKHYSWELSHAGHVMMKVVSNTPRLPQGRVDAENFARAVHRVFPQVDEPGISYLWELTQNATKQTNGTILVISEGAAQEAVRLTRQCFRVTPRIMTPSVLRLVTNIDGAVFIDPTGVCYAIGAILDGLATEKGDSSRGSRYNSAVRYVESSRYACLAVVVSEDGLIDLLPPVKR, via the coding sequence ATGTGGGACCATCAAAGCCTATTCCGTGTTACGGCTCAACTCTTCGCCGACGGCATTTTCAATCTGCTTGACCGCAACCTAAAACCCGAAGTTTTTCTGCTTGGCCTTGCCTCGGCCCGCGAAACGGACGAGCCTCAGGCTGTTGTCATTGAGCCTGCCAACCACCGCTACTCTCCGGCCGATTTTGCCGAAGTAAAAGCCCAGGCCGCCGCCTTGGAGCCCGATGGTCCCCGCGACGTGGTGTACCACTTGTATTCTTCCGACCAGGACCGCTACGAAAAGCTGCGCTGGTACGATTTGATGCGCCGCTCAGCTTTGCATATCCTGACCGACCTGACAGAAGAGCGGGGGGAAGACCGGATCAGCTTCTGCTCCCTGCCGGTGAGCTTGCACGGCTATTTGGTGGTAGTGGTGCTGCAGCTTTCCAGCGAAGCTTACCATAGCTACTACTCCCTGCCCGTGCAGCAGCGCGGCACCCGCTCCCCTTCCCTGCTCAACGCGGCCGTGTATGAGTTTCTGCAGGACTGCTCCCGGGCCCTGCGCGAGTCGGATACGGACGAGGACCGCCCCGTGCTCGACCGCGACTACAACGAAGTGCTGCGCGCCGCCGGGCGCCGGTTTATGCTCCGCGCCGCCGCTGGTAGTCACGGCCTCTACGATGCCTGCAATGGCGTGGCGGCCCTGCGCCACGAGGGCGACGAAGGCGTGGGCACCATGCTGGTGGCCCGCCGCCACCATCCGGCCGTGGTGCCCGTGCTGACCCTGGAAACACCTATCCCCCTGCGCGACCACCGCTCGATTCGCAAGCTTCTGGAAATCAGCGAAGGCCGCACCTCCCTGATTACCGACGCTTCCGACGTATTTGGCCTAGGCCACGTGGTAGAACCCAGCGACCCGCATTACGAGCCCTTATTCACGGTGCATTTTACCAAGCACTACAGCTGGGAGCTCAGCCACGCGGGTCATGTGATGATGAAAGTGGTGTCCAATACGCCCCGCCTGCCCCAGGGCCGGGTAGATGCCGAAAACTTTGCCCGGGCCGTGCACCGCGTCTTTCCCCAGGTAGATGAACCCGGTATTTCTTACCTCTGGGAGCTTACCCAGAACGCCACCAAGCAAACCAACGGCACCATTCTGGTTATATCCGAGGGTGCCGCTCAAGAAGCCGTGCGCCTTACCCGGCAGTGCTTCCGCGTAACGCCCCGCATCATGACGCCTTCGGTTTTGCGCCTGGTCACCAACATCGACGGTGCGGTTTTTATTGATCCAACTGGCGTGTGCTACGCCATCGGAGCTATTCTCGACGGCCTGGCCACCGAGAAGGGCGATTCTTCCCGCGGCTCCCGCTACAACTCGGCCGTGCGCTACGTGGAAAGCAGCCGCTACGCCTGCCTGGCCGTGGTAGTAAGTGAAGACGGCTTAATCGACCTGTTACCGCCGGTGAAAAGGTAG